The Lycium ferocissimum isolate CSIRO_LF1 chromosome 8, AGI_CSIRO_Lferr_CH_V1, whole genome shotgun sequence DNA segment TAAAATTTGACTTTAGGCCACTAAATTTATCCAGCCACCCCAGTACTCAATCACCCAACAAGACTCAACAACCCCTTAACAACTCCTCCTCTCCATCTAAACTCCCTATCAAACGCAAAACACCCGAAAACGAACCGTTTATCGACCCGAACCAGCCACCATTCAAGTTCCACCGTATATGGACTGAACCAGATGAGATCCGTTTTCTTCAAGGCCTTCTTAACGGGTCATCAAAAAACATGTTTTTCCCACGTGACCTTAATGCCTTCTACACAAATTTCTCAAACACCATGTCACAGCCTTACACAAAAAATCAGTTATCAGAGAAACTACGTAGGCTTAGAAAAAAGTTTCGGGTTATTTCAACCCGTTTGGCTAAAGGGTTAGATATGTCATTATTATCACCCCATGATCGTTCTTTGTATGATCTATCTAAACAGTTATGGCACCCTGATTTTGCTCAAACGTCCCCGTTTAATGCTGATAAGTCAAAAATATCCAGACCAAAAAATGACCCGACCCATGACCCGGCTCACGACCCGACCCATGACCCGGATCGTGACCCGGATCATGACCCGACCCGTGAGGGGGTTTGGGTGAATGAGGAGGATGTTGAAGTGGGGCAGGGTAATGATGAGAAGAATGATGGTAATGGTGATGGGAATTTGAGGGAGGTGAATGTGGAGTTGGAAAATGGGGATATTATGGGGGAGAAACGGGTCGATTTGGATGGTCCGGTTCGGGTCGGGGTAGGATATGGTATCGGGGATATTGCTGCGGCGAAGGTGGTGGTGGATGTGTTTGATGAGTGTTTGAATGATTTTAGAAAGGGAGAAAGATCAAATCTTGGTGGTTTATTGAAGGAGGAGAGCGCGGAGAAGTTTGAGGAGAGGTGGAGGGAACAAAGAGTTGCGGAGTTGGACGTATTGTCGCGACGTTTGAGGTTGGTGCTTGAGCATTCTCTTCAAAGTCAATGAGTAAATGTTATAAGCTGTATATGGAATTTAGTTGCTAACTTTTAATAGTCTTGAGTTTAGGTTTCCTTAGTTGTTTTTTGCTCATACAGTAGTATTACTACCTTTTGTTCAAGAAATTTTGTAAAATTCTGGCAAAAGAAGATATTTCCTTCACATATGGTACTCTTCTGGCTTGTGATTATTTAATTCCTGCATTTGATCCAGTTATAAtgacatgatttgagatttcCTCCACCCCCTCTGCCACCCTGGAATTTTTTGACAGCATGTCATTGTTCATGTGAGATATAACTTGATGGAAGGTATTCTTGCTAGTTTTGGATAGCTTTTAGAAATTAGGATAAGATAAGAACATAGTTTATGCTTTATCGAGAATAGAAAACATAATGATCTTGTGATCATTTTTGGTTATCGTAAGCAGTGAAGCAATCGTAGCAATATGGAATGTGATGCTTATaagtatatgattatgatatgtataatatatgcaGTTGTCCTATTTATGTAGTTTTAGAGTTGGCATGAACGCTCAAATGTcctaaatttatgaatttatGTCCTGGCCAGTCGTCCTGTACCTCAGATAAACAGGTAACAAGAAGGACGAttctttgttattattttctGTTATATTTCGAAGGACATTGCCTTTTTTAGAGCATGGCTTTTCTGCTTCTAAAGCTGAGCTAAAATCTACGTTGctcggactatccaaaaatGTAGTCGTAGCCGTGATgcatcctccaaaaatgcactacttttggaggatctgacacTCACGTGGTGGTATTTTTGAAGAATCCGAGCAATATAAGCTACAGTGGTGGTGTTCACTGTTTGTTCTTGTTTGGATGTATAAAGCACGTAAATTGGTAGTGCTTATAACAGTTAAACTCAAATCAGTTgatattttcttcaaaagaatTAAATAAAGTAAGCTTTGATTTCTTGCATAATGAAATTGGATTTGTTGTCTAACCAATAGTTTTCAGTGGCTTAAAATTAATTACcctattttcttctctctttctctctctctaactctctaACATTCTGCACTGACATGGAAACAAGAACCGTGTCTAGTTATCACAGTTGTGGAACCAAACAACTAACTGAGAAAACAACTGAAGTGTGTAAACCTTTCTAATGCTGTTGGTTTGTCTTCTTTTATCTTTCCCCTCCTAATTTGCATTGATTAGCTTGCAAGCAGGTACTTTGAACAGTTGTTCTTTGCTTTTTCCAATTCATAAAAACGGTTGTATTTCTCCAAAATTTGTCCAGTGAAAGTATAGTTCTGAACATTTGATGTAGTACAATTATTGTGTAATACTGGATTTGTTGGACCTGGATATAAACATGTATTAGTctggttcggtttggttttaataattCACAAACTGGctaaattgatttggttttgggTTTGGTTCTAATAATtcaaaaaccgactaaattgaattggttttgattttaaccaaaaactGAATCAAACTGAACCATGAATACCCCTAATTGTGTTTATTAAGAATCTAAGGAATTATGAGGACCTATAATGATCTCTGAGTTAAAATCTTGTTATGCTCTTCTGCTTGTGCAACACACAGTAATGTGTTGGTTATCTCAGGGGATTTGATGGTGGAGCTCTCAATAGCGATAATGACGCATCACATGACATCGATGTTTACAACAACTCAATGAATACATGATACTTGTCTTCAGATACAATGTGATCACTAAACCATAGTTAATTGATACATATCCTCACCTTAATTTCTCACTTAACCACGGCAAATTAACATAGTTTGGTGTAAAGCAGAATATGCAAGTTTTTACTTGAATGCTACCCTCCTTGACAAAAGCAGGTGTTGTTgtcaaggaaaaaaattagtcaCTTTTTCGTTCGAAATAATATTCAG contains these protein-coding regions:
- the LOC132068500 gene encoding probable transcription factor At3g04930, coding for MELNSTLPLSQSPNKTQQPLNNSSPPSKLPIKCKTTVDNGDGNASDLLLKFDFRPLNLSSHPSTQSPNKTQQPLNNSSSPSKLPIKRKTPENEPFIDPNQPPFKFHRIWTEPDEIRFLQGLLNGSSKNMFFPRDLNAFYTNFSNTMSQPYTKNQLSEKLRRLRKKFRVISTRLAKGLDMSLLSPHDRSLYDLSKQLWHPDFAQTSPFNADKSKISRPKNDPTHDPAHDPTHDPDRDPDHDPTREGVWVNEEDVEVGQGNDEKNDGNGDGNLREVNVELENGDIMGEKRVDLDGPVRVGVGYGIGDIAAAKVVVDVFDECLNDFRKGERSNLGGLLKEESAEKFEERWREQRVAELDVLSRRLRLVLEHSLQSQ